Proteins encoded within one genomic window of Camelina sativa cultivar DH55 chromosome 19, Cs, whole genome shotgun sequence:
- the LOC104766581 gene encoding protein ELF4-LIKE 3, producing MEGDTISGMMGNGAEMDGKILQTFQKSFVQVQNILDHNRLLINEINQNHESKIPGNLGRNVGLIRELNNNVRKVAHLYVDLSNNFSKSMEASSEGDSAGGHRRIRPA from the coding sequence ATGGAGGGAGACACAATCTCTGGGATGATGGGAAATGGAGCTGAGATGGATGGGAAGATTCTTCAAACGTTTCAGAAAAGTTTTGTTCAAGTGCAAAACATATTGGACCACAACCGATTGCTTATAAACGAGATAAACCAAAACCATGAGTCCAAAATCCCAGGCAACCTAGGACGAAACGTCGGTCTGATCCGAGAATTGAACAATAACGTGAGAAAAGTTGCACATCTTTATGTTGATCTTTCCAACAACTTCTCCAAATCCATGGAAGCTTCTTCCGAAGGAGACTCAGCAGGTGGCCACAGGAGAATCAGGCCTGCTTGA
- the LOC104766582 gene encoding replication protein A 70 kDa DNA-binding subunit A, protein MPVSLTPNAIKAINAGDVNLKPLLQVLDIKMIGRSQERSQERYRFLISDGVSAQHAMVAVQLNDRVKSGQVDKGSIVQLIDYICSDVKGRKVIVVLKMETIVPHSETVGNPAIFGETDTETQKTLSAVGNIQPSNRVGFNEPTVQHSVNKAPPRGTNIHNPANSTSSFRPSVQPSYQPPASYRNHGPIMKNEAPARVIPIAALNPYQGRWAIKARVTAKGDIRRYNNAKGDGKVFSFDLLDSDGGEIRVTCFNAVVDRFYDVTEVGKVYLISKGSLKPAQKNFNHLKNEWEIFLESTSTVELCPDEDGSIPRQQFSFRPIGDIEDAENNTILDVIGVVTSVNPSVPILRKNGMETHRRILNLKDESGKAVEVTLWGEFCNRDGRQLEEMVDSASHPVLAIKAGKVSDFSGKSVGTISSTQLFINPDFPEAHKLRNWFDHGGKDTASFSISRDTMPGGSSRNEIRKSVSQIKEEGLGRSEKPDWITVKATVSFIKTDSFCYTACPLMIGDKQCNKKVTRSGTNRWLCDRCNQESDDCDYRYLLQVQIQDHTGLTWVTAFQETGEEIMGCPAKKLYALKYELEKEEEFAEIVRDRLFHQYMLKLKIKEESYGDEQRVKMTVVKVDAVNYTSESKFLLDLLIR, encoded by the exons ATGCCGGTGAGTTTGACTCCGAACGCAATCAAGGCGATAAACGCCGGCGACGTCAATTTGAAGCCGTTGTTGCAGGTTTTAGATATCAAAATGATAGGGAGAAGCCAAGAGAGAAGCCAGGAGAGGTATCGTTTCCTCATTTCCGATGGTGTTTCAGCTCAACATGCTATGGTCGCGGTTCAGCTTAATGATCGGGTCAAGTCCGGACAAGTTGATAAAGGATCTATCGTTCAGCTTATTGATTACATTTGCAGCGATGTCAAAGGCCGCAA GGTTATTGTGGTGCTGAAAATGGAGACAATAGTACCACATTCTGAGACAGTCGGGAACCCCGCAATATTTGGAGAAACAGATACAGAAACCCAAAAGACGCTTTCAGCTGTAGGCAATATACAACCTTCGAATAGGGTTGGTTTTAATGAACCAACGGTTCAGCATTCAGTTAATAAAGCACCTCCCAGAGGCACAAACATTCATAATCCAGCCAACAGTACTTCAAGTTTCAGGCCATCTGTTCAACCTTCATATCAACCGCCTGCAAGCTACAGAAATCATGGACCCATAATGAAGAACGAGGCTCCAGCTCGAGTCATCCCTATTGCTGCTCTCAATCCATACCAAGGTCGGTGGGCTATTAAGGCTAGAGTAACTGCGAAAGGAGATATCCGACGATATAATAATGCAAAAGGAGATGGAAAAGTTTTCTCGTTTGATCTGCTTGACTCTGATGGAGGGGAGATTCGGGTTACCTGCTTTAATGCTGTTGTCGACCGATTCTATGATGTCACTGAGGTTGGGAAGGTATATTTGATTTCAAAGGGAAGTTTGAAGCCTGCACAGAAAAATTTCAACCACTTAAAGAATGAGTGGGAAATTTTCTTGGAGTCAACATCGACTGTGGAGCTTTGCCCTGATGAAGATGGCTCCATACCAAGGCAACAGTTCTCCTTCCGTCCTATAGGTGACATTGAGGACGCTGAGAACAATACCATACTCGATGTGATTGGGGTTGTGACTTCTGTGAACCCCTCAGTGCCAATCTTGAGAAAGAATGGGATGGAAACCCATAGGAGAATCCTGAATCTGAAGGATGAATCGGGAAAAGCTGTAGAGGTAACATTATGGGGAGAATTCTGTAACCGAGATGGTCGGCAACTTGAAGAGATGGTTGATTCAGCCTCTCACCCGGTTTTAGCTATAAAAGCTGGAAAAGTAAGCGACTTCAGTGGGAAGTCTGTGGGGACAATCTCTTCAACACAGCTTTTCATAAATCCAGATTTCCCTGAAGCCCATAAACTGAGGAACTGGTTCGATCACGGGGGAAAAGATACTGCATCCTTCTCCATTTCTAGAGATACCATGCCTGGAGGAAGTTCAAGGAATGAGATAAGAAAAAGTGTTTCTCAGATCAAAGAGGAAGGCCTTGGAAGATCAGAGAAGCCTGACTGGATCACTGTGAAAGCAACTGTATCATTCATCAAAACAGATAGCTTCTGTTACACAGCTTGCCCTTTGATGATTGGAGATAAACAATGCAACAAAAAGGTGACACGGTCTGGAACAAACAGGTGGCTCTGTGACCGGTGCAACCAAGAGTCTGATGATTGCGACTACAGATACCTGCTTCAGGTGCAGATACAAGACCACACTGGGTTGACTTGGGTAACTGCGTTTCAAGAAACGGGAGAAGAAATCATGGGATGTCCGGCTAAGAAGCTTTACGCATTGAAATACGAACTAGAGAAGGAGGAAGAATTTGCAGAGATTGTTAGAGACAGACTGTTTCATCAGTATATGTTAAAGCTGAAGATCAAAGAGGAATCGTATGGGGATGAACAAAGAGTTAAGATGACAGTGGTGAAGGTAGATGCGGTGAATTATACATCCGAAAGTAAattcttgcttgatttgctCATAAGGTAa